The genomic stretch GCCCGGCCGGCGACCGGATTCAGCCTCGATCTGCGCGAGCTGGCCTTGCGTCTGCCTGACCCCGATGCGATCGGAGCCATTCTCGCGCCGCATGCGCAGGATGCGGCGCTGCTGACCGAAATTGCCGTCCTGCGAGAGCAGGGCGAAATCGTCGTGACCACACTGCCGGGTCACGATGGAACCTGGAACGAAGCCGGATGCGACCGGCAGCTTGTGATGCGGGGAGGCCGGTGGACGGTCGAGCCGCTTCAGGGAGAGTAAATAGATGTCGAAGAACGTGGTGGTTGTCGGTACCCAGTGGGGCGACGAGGGCAAGGGCAAGATCGTTGACTGGCTGACCGATCACGCCCAGGGCGTGGTCCGCTTCCAGGGCGGGCACAACGCCGGTCACACCTTGGTGATCGGTGACAAGGAATACAAGCTCAACCTGGTGCCGTCGGGCATCGTGCGCGAGGGCGTGGCCTGTTATATCGGCAATGGTGTGGTGCTGGACGTTCATCACCTGCTGTCCGAGATCGCAACGCTTGAGGCCGGTGGCATCAAGGTGCGTGAGCGCCTGCGCATCAGCCCGGGATGCCCGCTGATTCTTGGCTATCACTCGGCGCTGGATCGCGCCCGTGAGGCGAAGAAATCGGCTTGCGACAAGATCGGCACGACTGGCAAGGGTATCGGACCGACCTATGAAGACAAGGTCGCGCGCCGCGCACTGCGGGTGTACGACCTGTTCGATCGTGAGCGTTTCGCCGAGAAGCTCAAGAGCAATCTCGAGTATCACAACTTCGTGCTGACCCAGCATCTCGGCGCCGATGCGGTCGATTTTCAGACCGTCTTCGACGAAGCGATGCGCGACGCAGAGAAGATCCTGCCGATGGTTGCCGACGTCTCGGCCGAGCTGTATGCGGTCAACAAGAATGGTGGCAGCCTGCTGTTCGAAGGGGCGCAGGGTACGCTGCTCGACATCGATCACGGGACTTACCCGTTCGTGACCTCGAGCAACTGCGTGGCCGGCCAGGCTGCAGCGGGTTCCGGCGTGGGTCCGGGCCGTCTGCATTATGTGCTGGGTATTACCAAGGCCTATTGCACCCGCGTCGGCGGTGGTCCGTTCCCGACCGAGCTCGATATCGACACCAAGGGTGTGCCGGGTGAGCAGATGTCGACCAAGGGGCGTGAATTCGGCACCGTGACCGGGCGCAAGCGCCGTTGCGGCTGGCTCGATCTGGCTGCCCTCAAGCGTTCGATCATCATTAACGGCGTGACGGGGCTGTGCATCACCAAGCTCGATGTGCTCGACGGTCTGCCGGAGCTCAAGCTGTGTACCGGTTACATGCTTGACGGAAAGCGTATCGATCTGCTGCCGATGGGTTCCGAAGAGGTGACCAGCTGCGAGCCGATCTACGAAACCATGGCAGGGTGGAGTGGCACGACTTTTGGTGCTCAGAGCTGGGATGCGCTGCCGCAGGAGGCACGTGCCTATCTGCACCGCATCGAAGAGATCTGCGAAGTGCCGATTGACGTGATTTCGACCGGCCCCGAGCGTGATGAGACCATTCTGCGCCGTCATCCCTTTGGCGCCTGAAAGCGCTGAACGTGAAGCTGGCCGCAAGGCCGGCTTCACCGGATGTTTGCTTCCGGTGCGCAGAAAAGAAAAAAGCCGACACAAGGTCGGCTTTTCTTTGAAACTGGTGCCCAGAAGAGGACTCGAACCTCCACGCCTCGCAGCGCTAGTACCTGAAACTAGTGCGTCTACCAATTCCGCCATCTGGGCAGGGAGGCGCATTATAGCCGGGTCTTTTCGTGGATGGAAGGCCAGTGTTGAAATTTTTTCCTGGATCGTGAATTCGGCGAAGAAGATTGCACGTCGAGGCGGACTGGCAAAGCTGTCAGTCGATTTTCCCGTACGCGCTTGCGTACAATACAAACAAAAAAGCCGCTCCGAAGAGCGGCTTTCCTGCGAAACTGGTGCCCAGAAGAGGACTCGAACCTCCACGCCTCGCAGCGCTAGTACCTGAAACTAGTGCGTCTACCAATTCCGCCATCTGGGCAAGAGCCGCGCATTATAAGCACTTAAAGAAGAAAGTCAATGACCAGAAACACCAAAAAAACCAATGCCGTTCCCGAAGCCGCTGTTGAAGCACCCAAGGCCGGGCGACGCAAAAGCAGTCGTGCCAAGGGGCCGAGCGCAATTCGTCGTGCCGACCCGTTCTTCGAGCGCGAATCGCTCAAATACGAGCTCCCCTTGCCCAGCCGCGAATACATCGAACAGATCCTGGTTGATCAGGGCGTGCCGATGTCTTTCGACGACCTCGCCCGTGCGCTCGACATCACCGCCGACGAGATGGAGCACTTCGACCGCCGTCTGCGTGCGATGCAGCGTGACGGTCAGCTGGTGCGCAACCGGCGTGACGCCTATCTGATCCCGGACAAGGCCGACCTGATCCGCGGCAAGGTGGAGGGGCACCCGGACGGATTCGGGTTCCTGCGCCGTGATGACGGCGGCCCCGACATCTTCCTCGGACCTAAGGACATGCGCGAGGTGCTGCATGGCGACCGCGTGATTGTCCGCATTGCCGGGCAGGACCGCCGCGGCAGGCCAGAGGGCAAGATTGTCGAGATCCTCGAGCGTGCCAACGCGCGCGTCGTCGGCCGTGTGCTGAACGAGCATGGGGTCCTGCTGGTGGTGCCGGAGAACAAGCGTCTTGCTCAGGACATCCTGGTGGCGCCAGGCGGCAAGAAGCCGACGCCGGGCCAGGTGGTGACCGTTGAACTGATCGAGCAGCCGACCAAGTTCGCGCAGCCCATCGGTCGCGTGGTCGAGGTGCTCGGAAACTATGCCGACCCCGGCATGGAGATCGAGATCGCGCTGCGCAAGCACGACCTGCCCTATGAATTCTCGTCCGAGACCAAGGCGGAAACGCGCAAGCTGCCGCTCAAGGTGCGCAAGAAGGACTGGGTTGGCAGGGAGGACATCACCGGCCTGCCGTTGGTCACCATCGATGGCGAGACTGCGCGCGACTTCGACGACGCGGTGTATTGCGAACGTCAGGGGCGCGGCTTCCGGCTGATCGTGGCGATTGCCGACGTTTCCGCCTACGTCGAGTCAGGCAGCGCGCTCGACAAGGACGCCTACGATCGCGGCAACTCGGTCTACTTCCCGCGGCGCGTCATCCCGATGCTGCCGGAGAAGCTTTCCAACGGACTGTGTTCGCTCAACCCTCAGGTCGAGCGCCTGTGCATGGTCGCGGACATGAGCATCTCGATGACCGGGGTGGTCAAGGCCTATCGCTTCTACCCGGCCGTGATGTTCTCTCATGCGCGCCTGACCTATACCAAGGTCGCTGCGGCGCTGTACGACCAGGACGCTGCGGCGCTGGAAGAGGTTGGCGGCTTGCTGCCCCAGTTGCAGAACCTCGACAAGCTGTTCCGTGTGCTGCTCAAGGCGCGTGCCAAGCGCGGTGCGATCGACTTCGAGACCACCGAGACGCGGATGATCTTCGACGAGGGCGGCAAGATCGAGCGCATCGTGCCCGAGGTGCGCAACGACGCCCACCGCCTGATCGAGGAATGCATGCTCGCGGCCAACGTCTGCGCGTCTGATTTTCTGCAGGAGCGCAATCAGGCCGCACTGTATCGGGTGCATGAAGGACCCACACCGGAAAAGCTCGAAAAGCTGCGCGGATTCCTGCAGGAGTTCGGCATGGGCATCGGTGGCGGAGACGAACCTCGCGCCAAGGATTACGCAGCCCTGCTGGACAAGGTCAAGGAACGGCCCGATGCTCAGCTGCTGCAGACGGTGATGCTGCGCTCGCTGCGCCAGGCGGTGTACAGCCCGGACAATCTCGGTCACTTTGGTCTTGCCTACGACGCCTACACCCACTTCACCTCGCCCATCCGGCGCTATCCCGACCTGCTGGTGCACCGTGCCATCAAGGCCGCGCTCAAGAGCGACAGCTATCAGCCCGGCGAGTGGGACGAGATCGGTGCGCACTGCTCGAGCACCGAGCGTCGTGCCGACGAGGCGACCCGCGATGTCGTGTCCTGGCTCAAGTGCTATTACATGCAGGACCGCGTCGGCGAGGAATTTTCCGGCAGCGTATCGGCAGTGGTACCCTTCGGCCTCTTCGTCGCGCTGGACGATATCTTCATCGAGGGCCTGGTGCATATCTCGGATCTCGGTAGTGATTACTTCCACTTCGACGAGACACGTCACGAACTGGCGGGAGAGCGCACCAACGCGCGCTTCAGGCTGTCGGACAGGGTGCGGGTACAGCTGGTGCGGGTGGATCTGGAAACCAACAAGATCGACTTCCGCCTGATCGAAGGCGTAAGCCGGCCGACCGAGCGCAGTGGCAAGACCACCCGTGACCATGCCGCTGTGGCCGATGCCGGGTCCGCAGCACCGACCCGGCGCAAGGGCCGCAGTGCCTCCGAGTCGGCGCCGCGTCCGGGCGCCGAGCGCGCCCCGGCTTCGCGTGCCGGGCGTGGCAGCAAGCCCAAGGCAGCTGCCCGCACCGAAGCACCCGCAGCACGTAAATCAAAACCGAAGGCCGCAGCAGCGGCTGCAACATCAAAGAAGAAAGGCAAGCGTCGTGGCTAAACCCCCCTCCCGTTCCGGCTCCCGATCACGTCCCTCCGAGGACGGCGCGCGCGCCGCACGCCCGCCAGTGCGCGGCGAGCACAGGCCGAAGCCGAAACGTCACGAAACCGCAGCGGTCGATGACGCCGTCGCAGCAGACGTCAGCGCCGATGCAGGGCGTCCCGCGTCGCGTCTGATCTATGGATTTCATGCCGTACTCGGCAAGCTGAAGCGCGACCCGGAAGCGGTGTTCGAGCTCTATCTGTCGAGTCAGCGCCAGGACATTCGCGCGCGTGAAGTACAGCAACTCGCCGAAGCCCAGGGTGTGCGCCTGATTCCGAGCGAGTCGGACCGCCTCGACGGCATGGTTGGCACCCGCCGCCATCAGGGCGTCATCGCCCGTATCGATGGGCGGCATCGCGAGCTCAAGCTGGCCGACGTGCTCGAGTCGCTCGATGAGCCCGCCTTGCTGCTGGTACTCGACGGTGTGCAGGATCCGCACAATCTCGGCGCCTGCCTGCGGGTTGCGGACGCAGTGGGTGCGCATGCGGTGATTGCGCCCAAGGATCG from Parazoarcus communis encodes the following:
- a CDS encoding adenylosuccinate synthase; the protein is MSKNVVVVGTQWGDEGKGKIVDWLTDHAQGVVRFQGGHNAGHTLVIGDKEYKLNLVPSGIVREGVACYIGNGVVLDVHHLLSEIATLEAGGIKVRERLRISPGCPLILGYHSALDRAREAKKSACDKIGTTGKGIGPTYEDKVARRALRVYDLFDRERFAEKLKSNLEYHNFVLTQHLGADAVDFQTVFDEAMRDAEKILPMVADVSAELYAVNKNGGSLLFEGAQGTLLDIDHGTYPFVTSSNCVAGQAAAGSGVGPGRLHYVLGITKAYCTRVGGGPFPTELDIDTKGVPGEQMSTKGREFGTVTGRKRRCGWLDLAALKRSIIINGVTGLCITKLDVLDGLPELKLCTGYMLDGKRIDLLPMGSEEVTSCEPIYETMAGWSGTTFGAQSWDALPQEARAYLHRIEEICEVPIDVISTGPERDETILRRHPFGA
- the rnr gene encoding ribonuclease R, yielding MTRNTKKTNAVPEAAVEAPKAGRRKSSRAKGPSAIRRADPFFERESLKYELPLPSREYIEQILVDQGVPMSFDDLARALDITADEMEHFDRRLRAMQRDGQLVRNRRDAYLIPDKADLIRGKVEGHPDGFGFLRRDDGGPDIFLGPKDMREVLHGDRVIVRIAGQDRRGRPEGKIVEILERANARVVGRVLNEHGVLLVVPENKRLAQDILVAPGGKKPTPGQVVTVELIEQPTKFAQPIGRVVEVLGNYADPGMEIEIALRKHDLPYEFSSETKAETRKLPLKVRKKDWVGREDITGLPLVTIDGETARDFDDAVYCERQGRGFRLIVAIADVSAYVESGSALDKDAYDRGNSVYFPRRVIPMLPEKLSNGLCSLNPQVERLCMVADMSISMTGVVKAYRFYPAVMFSHARLTYTKVAAALYDQDAAALEEVGGLLPQLQNLDKLFRVLLKARAKRGAIDFETTETRMIFDEGGKIERIVPEVRNDAHRLIEECMLAANVCASDFLQERNQAALYRVHEGPTPEKLEKLRGFLQEFGMGIGGGDEPRAKDYAALLDKVKERPDAQLLQTVMLRSLRQAVYSPDNLGHFGLAYDAYTHFTSPIRRYPDLLVHRAIKAALKSDSYQPGEWDEIGAHCSSTERRADEATRDVVSWLKCYYMQDRVGEEFSGSVSAVVPFGLFVALDDIFIEGLVHISDLGSDYFHFDETRHELAGERTNARFRLSDRVRVQLVRVDLETNKIDFRLIEGVSRPTERSGKTTRDHAAVADAGSAAPTRRKGRSASESAPRPGAERAPASRAGRGSKPKAAARTEAPAARKSKPKAAAAAATSKKKGKRRG
- the rlmB gene encoding 23S rRNA (guanosine(2251)-2'-O)-methyltransferase RlmB, whose amino-acid sequence is MIYGFHAVLGKLKRDPEAVFELYLSSQRQDIRAREVQQLAEAQGVRLIPSESDRLDGMVGTRRHQGVIARIDGRHRELKLADVLESLDEPALLLVLDGVQDPHNLGACLRVADAVGAHAVIAPKDRAVGLNATAVKVASGAADTVPYITVTNLARALREMQEAGVWIIGAAGEAEQSVFDVDQKGPVAWVLGAEGDGLRRLTRDTCDVLAKIPMLGSVESLNVSVASGICLFEARRQRGA